A part of Amycolatopsis lurida genomic DNA contains:
- a CDS encoding sterol desaturase family protein: MADFLAHLSDPVLLATPVFLLFVAIEILALHVLGHDDNVIGYSVKDTRTSMSMGAVAVVINGVFRIAMLFVFAALYELAPVKFSPHDWWTWVLMLLGQEIVFYAYHRASHRVRLMWAGHQVHHSSEHYNFSTALRQKWTPYFQLPFWSILALAGIPPWMILTGLSIDLVYQFFVHTEKIRKLPRWFEYVFNTPSHHRVHHGSDQEYLDANYGGILIIWDRMFGSFVPEGKRPTYGLTKNVESYNLLKVGFHEYGSILRDVRTAGSWRDKLGYVFGPPGWQPREALSAPAQSG, from the coding sequence CTGGCGACACCGGTGTTCCTGCTGTTCGTCGCGATCGAGATCCTCGCGCTGCACGTGCTGGGCCACGACGACAACGTCATCGGCTACAGCGTCAAGGACACCCGAACGAGCATGTCCATGGGCGCGGTGGCGGTGGTGATCAACGGTGTCTTCCGCATCGCCATGCTGTTCGTGTTCGCCGCCCTCTACGAACTGGCGCCGGTGAAGTTCAGCCCGCACGACTGGTGGACCTGGGTCCTGATGCTGCTGGGCCAGGAGATCGTCTTCTACGCCTACCACCGGGCGAGCCACCGTGTCCGGCTCATGTGGGCGGGCCACCAGGTGCACCATTCGAGCGAGCACTACAACTTCTCGACGGCGTTGCGGCAGAAGTGGACCCCGTACTTCCAGCTGCCGTTCTGGTCGATCCTCGCGCTGGCGGGCATCCCGCCGTGGATGATCCTCACCGGCCTGTCGATCGACCTCGTGTACCAGTTCTTCGTGCACACCGAGAAGATCCGGAAGCTGCCGCGCTGGTTCGAGTACGTGTTCAACACGCCTTCACACCATCGTGTGCACCACGGCAGCGACCAGGAGTACCTGGACGCGAACTACGGCGGCATCCTGATCATCTGGGACCGGATGTTCGGCAGTTTCGTGCCGGAGGGCAAGCGCCCGACGTACGGGCTGACCAAGAACGTCGAGTCCTACAACCTGCTCAAGGTCGGCTTCCACGAATACGGCTCGATCCTGCGCGACGTCCGCACGGCCGGGTCGTGGCGGGACAAACTCGGCTACGTGTTCGGCCCGCCGGGCTGGCAGCCCAGGGAGGCGCTAAGCGCTCCTGCGCAAAGCGGGTGA
- a CDS encoding glucosyl-3-phosphoglycerate synthase: protein MRVSAEVGTWLARRSSRAGDWWTAELVAAKRGTRVSVVIPARDEAETVGAIVGTIRRELVERFPLVDEILVVDSHSTDATAEVARAAGADVIAQDSVFPELESLAGKGEALWKGVAETTGDLVVFVDGDLHDFTADYVTGLLGPLLTDPGIAYVKGFYHRPLAGEAGVEPDGGGRVTELVARPLLNMYWPELAGFVQPLAGEYAGRREVLEGIPFVTHYGVEVGHLIDLLELHGLDALAQVDLGHRTHRHQSTQALGRMSAQIMLTLMDRLERGGRVISAAPPATSLAQFRRGAGESVERELVLTDVALTQRPPLESLPPEIRPENSPALRRSA from the coding sequence ATGCGGGTATCGGCGGAGGTCGGCACGTGGCTCGCGCGGCGCAGCAGCCGGGCGGGTGACTGGTGGACGGCGGAGCTGGTCGCCGCCAAACGCGGGACCCGGGTTTCGGTGGTGATCCCGGCCCGCGACGAGGCGGAGACGGTGGGCGCGATCGTCGGCACCATCCGGCGCGAACTCGTCGAACGGTTCCCCCTGGTGGACGAGATCCTGGTGGTGGACAGCCATTCCACGGACGCGACAGCCGAGGTCGCCAGGGCGGCCGGAGCGGACGTCATCGCGCAGGACTCGGTGTTCCCGGAGCTGGAAAGCCTGGCGGGCAAGGGAGAAGCGCTCTGGAAGGGCGTCGCCGAGACCACCGGCGACCTCGTCGTCTTCGTCGACGGCGATCTTCACGACTTCACCGCGGATTACGTGACCGGTCTGCTCGGACCGCTGCTGACCGATCCGGGGATCGCCTACGTCAAAGGCTTCTACCACCGCCCGCTCGCCGGGGAGGCGGGCGTCGAACCCGACGGCGGTGGCCGCGTCACCGAACTCGTCGCCCGTCCGCTGCTCAACATGTACTGGCCGGAGCTGGCCGGTTTCGTGCAGCCGCTCGCCGGCGAGTACGCGGGACGCCGCGAAGTGCTCGAGGGCATCCCGTTCGTCACGCACTACGGCGTCGAGGTCGGCCATCTGATCGACCTGCTCGAACTGCACGGGCTGGACGCGCTCGCGCAGGTCGACCTCGGTCACCGGACCCACCGCCACCAGAGCACGCAGGCACTCGGCCGGATGTCCGCGCAGATCATGCTGACCCTGATGGACCGGCTGGAACGCGGCGGCCGGGTGATCTCCGCGGCGCCCCCGGCGACGTCGCTCGCTCAATTCCGGCGCGGTGCGGGGGAGTCCGTCGAGCGGGAGCTTGTGCTCACCGATGTGGCCCTCACGCAGCGGCCGCCGCTGGAGAGCCTCCCGCCGGAGATCCGCCCGGAGAACTCACCCGCTTTGCGCAGGAGCGCTTAG
- a CDS encoding FHA domain-containing protein, which yields MGERRSLVVASQCDSLNLLSFLPDAGHQVSTALLDPEIGGCVPALEDGRGLLVDPTMVELDDALVEAFERASEDEATLFLSLVGHGEYADDDFYFLTKDTGLPVDSRRSFLFAQRIKELLGRYSTLDGLVILLDTCHAGIGARQAGQRWLRIVGEAGKRFDLLTASDDRVAANGCFSRSLVSVLRSGHAEFGERVRCADLKRVITGLCPMQTAIHLGFDGTREVTEADQGLWLALNSSPAWRRSPLAGNPAAPRIERLTANYRQDPKLGETVGRLLTGARLVAITGEAGAGKSTMLAALARPSVAGSYVPPDFLHGVLFASRGDTAERLARELARQLRRTVPGFAEAEQAHHAGLDDAVRSGASVFDLALLGPLRTLAPQWTGAPVRIAIDGLDDLDPDVRERLYGLVRSLATDPGLELVTTVVATRDPARLPPAAEVPLILTGGFEPPGGGWPTVDPRPAPVTREPEHIGGWGGQDTGSPTSPRITPATLIIDVPGQPPAHHELSFGLTTLGRSRNAAIRLGDSRVSRLHCKIRWDGTNAWLTDLDSANGTFVNGQRVPAATLAHGDVLRLGDSTVTFISVTQVDDPEDEDMSDVEPGTGAVASPRPGHAVLLDLLTLAATRGPIPISILTAASAAAGGPDRRVHVRDFLAGLGDSVSRTRAGLADETVLWTSDAPALSPDTVTRLHARLAAATSEVALVAGDDEPTLEQGYAVANEAEHFWLAGLREDALVALERRASHIPVENRERWAAWAKRAERELGETDRMTLRCKARHATWTGKAGDAAAALARFEELLPIATATLSSGDEEVLSIRHNVGYLRMELGRFEESRAAFEALVRDATHALGAGHRETLHARHLLAVATGKTGKGEEALRLSRELLPQAKQALGDDEIVGHVRHNIAFWSAEIEQPPPRRFGVSTAPRRSEGTAE from the coding sequence GTGGGAGAGCGCAGGTCGTTGGTGGTCGCGTCGCAATGCGACTCACTGAACCTTCTCTCGTTCCTCCCCGACGCGGGGCATCAGGTGTCGACGGCCCTGCTCGATCCCGAGATCGGCGGATGCGTGCCCGCGCTCGAAGACGGCCGCGGCCTGCTCGTCGACCCGACCATGGTCGAGCTGGACGACGCGCTCGTGGAGGCCTTCGAGCGCGCCTCGGAAGACGAGGCGACGCTCTTCCTCTCGCTCGTCGGCCACGGCGAATACGCCGACGACGACTTCTACTTCCTCACCAAGGACACCGGCCTGCCGGTGGACAGCCGCCGGTCGTTCCTGTTCGCCCAGCGCATCAAAGAGCTGCTCGGCCGCTACTCGACGCTGGACGGGCTGGTGATCCTGCTCGACACCTGTCACGCCGGCATCGGGGCGAGGCAGGCGGGCCAACGCTGGCTGAGGATCGTCGGCGAAGCGGGCAAACGTTTCGACCTGCTCACCGCCTCGGACGACCGGGTCGCCGCCAACGGATGCTTCAGCCGGTCGCTCGTCTCGGTGCTGCGGTCGGGGCACGCGGAGTTCGGCGAACGCGTCCGGTGCGCGGATCTCAAACGGGTGATCACCGGCCTGTGCCCGATGCAGACCGCCATCCACCTCGGTTTCGACGGCACCCGTGAGGTGACCGAGGCCGATCAAGGGCTGTGGCTCGCGCTGAACTCCTCCCCCGCTTGGCGGCGTTCCCCGCTGGCGGGGAACCCGGCCGCGCCCCGGATCGAACGGCTGACCGCGAACTACCGGCAGGATCCGAAACTCGGTGAGACCGTCGGACGTCTGCTCACCGGCGCCCGGCTGGTCGCGATCACGGGTGAAGCCGGCGCGGGGAAATCGACCATGCTGGCCGCGCTCGCCCGGCCGTCGGTGGCCGGTTCCTATGTGCCGCCCGACTTCCTGCACGGCGTCCTGTTCGCGAGCCGCGGCGACACGGCGGAGCGGCTCGCGCGGGAACTCGCCCGCCAGTTGCGGCGCACCGTGCCCGGTTTCGCCGAAGCCGAGCAGGCGCACCATGCCGGGCTCGACGACGCCGTCCGCAGTGGTGCCAGCGTTTTCGACCTGGCGCTGCTCGGTCCACTTCGGACGCTCGCTCCACAGTGGACCGGAGCGCCGGTGCGGATCGCGATCGACGGGCTCGACGACCTCGACCCCGACGTCCGGGAACGCCTGTACGGCCTCGTCCGCAGCCTTGCGACGGATCCGGGCCTGGAGCTGGTGACGACGGTCGTGGCGACGCGGGATCCGGCGCGCCTCCCGCCCGCGGCGGAGGTTCCCCTGATCCTGACCGGCGGTTTCGAGCCGCCCGGCGGAGGGTGGCCGACCGTGGATCCGCGGCCTGCTCCCGTGACACGGGAGCCGGAGCACATCGGCGGCTGGGGCGGCCAGGACACCGGTTCGCCGACCTCACCGAGGATCACCCCGGCCACGCTGATCATCGACGTCCCCGGTCAGCCGCCCGCCCACCACGAGCTGTCCTTCGGGCTTACGACCCTCGGCCGCAGCAGGAACGCCGCGATCCGGCTCGGGGACTCGCGGGTGTCCCGGCTGCACTGCAAGATCCGCTGGGACGGCACGAACGCGTGGCTGACCGACCTGGATTCCGCCAATGGCACCTTCGTCAACGGGCAGCGGGTGCCTGCCGCCACGCTGGCGCATGGTGACGTGCTCCGGCTCGGCGATTCGACGGTCACCTTCATCAGCGTCACGCAGGTGGACGACCCGGAAGACGAAGACATGTCCGACGTCGAGCCGGGCACCGGCGCGGTGGCCTCACCGCGGCCGGGACACGCGGTCCTGCTGGACCTGCTGACGCTGGCCGCCACCCGCGGGCCCATCCCGATCTCGATCCTCACCGCGGCGAGCGCGGCGGCGGGTGGACCGGATCGGCGGGTCCACGTCCGCGACTTCCTGGCCGGGCTCGGTGACTCGGTCAGCCGCACGCGAGCGGGCCTCGCCGACGAAACCGTCCTGTGGACCTCCGACGCGCCCGCACTTTCCCCAGATACGGTGACCCGGCTCCACGCCCGGCTGGCGGCGGCGACCTCGGAGGTGGCACTCGTGGCCGGAGACGACGAGCCGACGCTGGAACAGGGCTACGCGGTGGCCAACGAGGCCGAGCACTTCTGGCTCGCCGGACTCCGCGAAGACGCCCTCGTCGCGTTGGAGCGCCGGGCGTCCCACATCCCCGTCGAGAACCGGGAACGCTGGGCGGCCTGGGCGAAGCGCGCCGAACGGGAGCTCGGCGAGACCGACCGGATGACGCTGCGCTGCAAGGCACGGCACGCGACGTGGACCGGCAAGGCGGGCGACGCGGCCGCGGCACTCGCCCGGTTCGAAGAGCTGCTTCCGATCGCCACGGCCACCCTGTCGAGTGGCGACGAAGAGGTCTTGAGCATTCGCCACAACGTCGGATACCTCCGAATGGAACTCGGCCGCTTCGAAGAGTCCCGGGCGGCGTTCGAAGCCCTTGTCCGGGACGCCACCCACGCTCTCGGAGCCGGCCATCGCGAGACGCTGCACGCCCGGCACTTACTCGCGGTGGCGACCGGCAAGACCGGGAAGGGGGAGGAAGCCCTCCGCCTCTCCAGGGAACTGCTGCCGCAGGCGAAACAGGCACTGGGCGACGACGAGATCGTCGGCCACGTGCGGCACAACATCGCGTTCTGGAGCGCCGAAATCGAGCAACCCCCCCCCCGTCGTTTCGGAGTATCGACAGCTCCTCGACGAAGCGAGGGGACGGCTGAGTGA
- a CDS encoding glycosyltransferase family 4 protein, with protein MSALRIALLTYRGNPRSGGQGVYVRHLSRELAALGHHVEVLSGPPYPEVDDGVRLTKIPGLDLFAEPTPFRTPRPGELRDLPSWVEFVGMRRGGFPEPLAFSLRAARALAKRRGEFDIVHDNQGLGYGMLHCGLPTIATVHHPIAVDRALKLATVTGHDAAQVKRWYGFVDMQHRVARRLPTLTVSRASRAAIGREMGVPEDRIHVVPLAADTRIFRPRPEIRRVPGRVVATASADEPLKGLDQLLSAWERIEGELVIVGKPKPDGPAARALARLGPSAGVRFVSGLTDDELARLLCSAEIACIPSLFEGFSLPAAEAMACGTPVVATTGGALPEVVGDAGILVPPGDVPALAEALIKVLGDEHLRADLAARGLETAGALSWRRTAEETAAYYRRVLGRERAGC; from the coding sequence GTGAGCGCACTGCGGATCGCGCTCCTGACCTACCGCGGGAACCCGCGCAGCGGCGGTCAGGGCGTGTACGTCCGGCATCTGAGCCGCGAACTCGCCGCGCTGGGGCATCACGTCGAAGTGCTGTCCGGTCCTCCGTACCCGGAGGTGGATGACGGCGTGCGGCTGACGAAGATCCCGGGACTCGACCTGTTCGCGGAGCCGACTCCCTTCCGGACACCGCGGCCGGGGGAACTGCGCGATCTGCCGTCCTGGGTGGAGTTCGTCGGCATGCGGCGCGGCGGCTTCCCCGAACCTCTCGCGTTCTCCCTGCGTGCCGCGCGCGCTCTCGCGAAACGCCGGGGCGAATTCGACATCGTCCACGACAATCAAGGGCTCGGCTACGGAATGCTCCATTGTGGACTGCCGACGATCGCCACCGTCCACCATCCGATCGCCGTGGACCGGGCGTTGAAGCTCGCCACCGTCACCGGGCACGACGCGGCACAGGTCAAGCGGTGGTACGGGTTTGTCGACATGCAGCACCGGGTCGCGCGGCGGCTGCCCACGCTGACGGTGTCGCGGGCGTCCCGTGCGGCCATCGGCCGGGAAATGGGCGTGCCGGAGGACCGGATCCACGTCGTCCCGCTCGCCGCCGACACCAGGATCTTCCGGCCGCGTCCCGAGATCCGGCGGGTCCCGGGACGGGTCGTGGCCACCGCCAGCGCGGACGAGCCGTTGAAGGGGCTCGATCAGCTCCTGTCGGCGTGGGAACGGATCGAGGGCGAACTGGTGATCGTCGGCAAACCGAAACCCGACGGCCCGGCGGCGCGGGCGCTCGCCCGGCTCGGCCCCAGCGCCGGCGTCCGCTTCGTCAGCGGGCTGACCGACGACGAACTCGCGCGGTTGCTCTGTTCCGCCGAAATCGCTTGTATACCCTCGTTGTTCGAGGGGTTCTCGCTCCCGGCCGCCGAGGCGATGGCCTGCGGGACGCCGGTCGTCGCGACGACCGGCGGGGCGCTTCCCGAGGTCGTCGGCGACGCGGGGATCCTGGTGCCGCCGGGTGACGTACCGGCGCTCGCGGAAGCGCTCATCAAGGTCCTCGGCGACGAACACCTCCGCGCCGACCTCGCGGCCCGCGGCCTGGAGACGGCCGGAGCGCTGAGCTGGCGGCGCACCGCCGAGGAGACCGCGGCGTACTACCGGCGTGTTCTCGGCCGGGAGCGTGCGGGATGCTGA
- a CDS encoding class I SAM-dependent methyltransferase, whose protein sequence is MLTVDFGRFPVGPGDRVLDLGCGDGRHAYEAYKRGADVVAADLDDIALKHVRDMFANLAQAGEAPASASALAVRADALRLPFPSGSFTRVIVAETLEHIHADRTVLAEASRVLAPGGRLVATVPRWWPERICWLLSDAYHEVEGGHIRIYRRRELLGKLREAGLSTTGGHHAHALHSPYWWLKCAVGPDEEHRLCALYHRFLVWDIMRSPRPVRFAEWALNPVLGKSLVVYARKP, encoded by the coding sequence ATGCTGACCGTCGACTTCGGCCGGTTCCCCGTCGGCCCCGGGGACCGGGTGCTGGACCTCGGCTGCGGCGACGGCCGTCACGCCTACGAAGCGTACAAACGCGGCGCGGACGTGGTCGCCGCCGACCTCGACGACATCGCGCTCAAACACGTGCGGGACATGTTCGCCAACCTGGCGCAGGCGGGTGAGGCTCCCGCCTCGGCTTCGGCGCTGGCCGTTCGCGCGGACGCCCTCCGGCTTCCGTTTCCGAGCGGTTCGTTCACGCGGGTGATCGTGGCCGAGACGCTGGAGCACATCCACGCCGACCGGACGGTGCTCGCGGAGGCGAGCCGTGTGCTGGCGCCCGGCGGCAGGCTGGTGGCGACCGTGCCGCGCTGGTGGCCGGAGCGGATCTGCTGGCTGCTCTCGGACGCGTATCACGAGGTCGAAGGCGGGCACATCCGGATCTACCGCCGCCGCGAACTGCTCGGCAAGCTCAGGGAAGCCGGGCTGTCGACGACCGGCGGCCATCACGCGCACGCCCTGCACTCGCCGTACTGGTGGCTCAAATGCGCCGTCGGTCCCGACGAAGAGCACCGGCTCTGCGCGCTGTACCACCGGTTCCTGGTCTGGGACATCATGCGGAGTCCCCGGCCGGTGCGGTTCGCCGAGTGGGCGCTGAATCCAGTGCTCGGTAAGAGCCTCGTCGTCTACGCGCGCAAACCGTGA
- a CDS encoding prenyltransferase/squalene oxidase repeat-containing protein, with amino-acid sequence MKATAATIAAVQRPDGGIPWETGGHLDPWNHLEAAMGLDVAGFGAEAEAAYDWLVRNQRLDGSWAARYHGGGIDLSTMDTNFTAYVAVGTRHHFLLTGDRAWLDRMWPVVDRAVDAVLRRQQPSGAIPWRDDPGIRLVTGCSSIHHALTQALALASMVGLDRPHWLDAAHRLRAALVGEPRLFAAKPHAMDWYYPVLGSVVTGADASARLAAGWDRFVVPGLGVRCVHHEPWVTGGETAELALTLAARGDRVRASELLACLARLRHDDGSYWTGYQCADGEFWPDERTTWTSGAVLLATAALDGDPATCQVFGEQPREW; translated from the coding sequence GTGAAGGCCACCGCCGCGACGATCGCGGCCGTGCAACGGCCGGACGGCGGGATCCCGTGGGAGACCGGTGGTCACCTCGACCCGTGGAACCATCTCGAAGCCGCCATGGGCTTGGACGTCGCCGGGTTCGGGGCCGAGGCCGAAGCCGCCTACGACTGGCTGGTCCGGAACCAGCGTCTTGACGGATCCTGGGCGGCCCGGTACCACGGCGGCGGAATCGACTTGTCCACTATGGACACGAACTTCACCGCCTACGTCGCGGTCGGGACCCGGCACCATTTCCTGCTGACCGGGGATCGCGCCTGGCTGGACCGGATGTGGCCCGTCGTGGACCGGGCCGTCGACGCCGTCCTGCGGCGACAGCAACCGTCGGGCGCCATCCCCTGGCGCGACGACCCCGGAATCCGGCTGGTCACGGGATGCAGCAGCATCCACCACGCGCTGACGCAGGCACTGGCGCTCGCGTCCATGGTGGGGCTTGACCGTCCACATTGGCTGGACGCGGCGCACCGGCTGCGGGCGGCCCTGGTCGGCGAGCCGCGGCTGTTCGCGGCGAAACCGCACGCGATGGACTGGTACTACCCGGTTCTGGGCTCTGTGGTGACCGGCGCCGACGCCTCGGCGCGGCTGGCGGCGGGCTGGGACCGGTTCGTCGTACCCGGGCTGGGGGTGCGGTGCGTGCACCACGAGCCGTGGGTCACCGGTGGGGAGACCGCCGAACTGGCATTGACCCTCGCCGCCCGCGGAGACCGGGTCCGCGCGAGCGAACTCCTCGCGTGCCTTGCCCGGCTACGCCACGACGACGGCTCGTACTGGACCGGGTATCAGTGCGCGGACGGGGAATTCTGGCCGGACGAGCGCACCACGTGGACCTCGGGCGCCGTCCTCCTGGCGACCGCCGCACTCGATGGCGACCCGGCCACCTGCCAAGTCTTCGGCGAACAACCTCGTGAGTGGTAA
- the whiA gene encoding DNA-binding protein WhiA, with translation MAMTAAVKDELSRLEITKIGPRRAEVASMLRFAGGLHIVAGRVVVEAELDTGSVARRLRKEIHELYGHQSDVHVISSSGLRKGTRYVVRVVKDGEGLARQTGLIDQRGRPVRGLPAAVVSGGVADAEAAWRGAFLAHGSLTEPGRSSSLEVTCPGPEAALALVGAARRMGIQAKSREVRGADRVVVRDGDAIGALLTRLGAHTSVLAWEERRMRREVRATANRLANFDDANLRRSARAAVAAAARVERALDILGESAPDHLLAAGKLRLSNRQASLEELGQLSEPQMTKDAVAGRIRRLLAMADKKAKEQGIPDTESAVTPDMLEEDEA, from the coding sequence ATGGCGATGACCGCCGCCGTGAAGGACGAGCTGAGCCGGCTGGAGATCACCAAGATCGGCCCGCGCCGCGCGGAGGTCGCGTCGATGCTGCGATTCGCGGGCGGGCTGCACATCGTGGCCGGCCGCGTCGTGGTGGAGGCCGAACTCGACACCGGTTCGGTGGCGAGGCGGCTGCGCAAGGAGATCCACGAACTGTACGGACACCAGTCCGACGTCCACGTCATCTCTTCCAGCGGATTGCGCAAGGGCACGCGGTACGTCGTCCGGGTGGTCAAGGACGGCGAGGGGCTCGCGCGGCAGACCGGCCTGATCGATCAGCGCGGCCGTCCGGTGCGCGGGCTGCCCGCCGCCGTCGTGTCCGGTGGCGTCGCCGACGCGGAAGCCGCCTGGCGGGGCGCGTTCCTGGCGCACGGTTCGCTCACCGAACCCGGGCGCTCGTCGTCGCTCGAAGTGACCTGCCCCGGCCCCGAGGCCGCGCTGGCGCTCGTCGGTGCCGCCCGGCGGATGGGGATCCAGGCCAAGTCGCGCGAGGTCCGCGGCGCGGACCGGGTCGTGGTGCGTGACGGTGACGCGATCGGCGCGCTGCTGACCCGTCTCGGCGCGCACACGAGCGTGCTCGCCTGGGAAGAGCGGCGGATGCGCCGCGAGGTGCGCGCCACCGCGAACCGGCTCGCGAACTTCGACGACGCGAACCTGCGGCGGTCGGCCCGCGCGGCCGTCGCGGCGGCGGCCAGGGTGGAGCGCGCGCTGGACATCCTCGGCGAATCCGCGCCGGATCACCTGCTCGCCGCGGGCAAACTGCGCCTGTCGAACCGGCAGGCCTCGCTCGAAGAACTGGGCCAGCTGTCCGAGCCGCAGATGACCAAGGACGCCGTCGCCGGCCGGATCCGCCGCCTGCTGGCGATGGCCGACAAGAAGGCGAAGGAACAAGGCATTCCGGACACCGAATCCGCGGTCACGCCGGACATGCTCGAAGAAGACGAGGCCTGA
- a CDS encoding gluconeogenesis factor YvcK family protein translates to MAASDPRAVALGGGHGLHATLTALRRVTSQVTAVVTVADDGGSSGRLRRELGLLPPGDLRQAFAAFAAEDGGTLWAEVFQHRFGGDGALAGHAVGNLLLAGLFEVLGDPVAALDEASRLMGISGRVLPMSPEPLEIQGEVSGLDAENPEAVRRIRGQVAVATTPGQVHRISLHPSGQADRPPRGCAEAIEAVLDADVVFLGPGSWFTSVLPHLLVPDLHDALLRTDATKVVILNLIPQPGETAGFSPEKHLDVLFEHAPELRVDAVIADRDSVPSPARLRDAAGRLGARALLGAVADPVVTGRHDPDALAGCMRDALGLTGGGAEGMEGQRWR, encoded by the coding sequence TTGGCCGCGAGTGATCCGCGCGCGGTCGCACTGGGGGGCGGGCACGGCCTGCACGCCACCCTCACCGCGTTGCGCCGGGTGACCTCGCAGGTCACCGCCGTGGTCACCGTCGCGGACGACGGGGGCTCCTCCGGCAGGCTGCGCCGGGAACTCGGGCTGCTGCCGCCGGGCGACCTGCGGCAGGCCTTCGCCGCGTTCGCCGCCGAAGACGGCGGGACCCTGTGGGCGGAGGTGTTCCAGCATCGTTTCGGCGGCGACGGCGCGCTCGCCGGGCACGCGGTCGGGAACCTGTTGCTGGCCGGGCTGTTCGAAGTGCTCGGTGATCCGGTCGCCGCGCTCGACGAGGCGAGCAGGCTCATGGGCATCTCCGGGCGCGTCCTGCCGATGTCACCCGAACCGCTGGAGATCCAGGGGGAGGTTTCGGGGCTGGACGCCGAGAATCCCGAGGCGGTCCGGCGGATCCGCGGTCAGGTGGCGGTGGCGACGACCCCGGGGCAGGTGCACCGGATCAGCCTGCATCCGTCCGGCCAGGCCGATCGGCCGCCGCGCGGCTGCGCCGAGGCGATCGAGGCGGTGCTCGACGCGGACGTGGTGTTCCTCGGCCCGGGGTCGTGGTTCACCAGTGTGCTGCCCCATCTGCTGGTACCGGATCTGCACGACGCGTTGCTCCGAACGGACGCCACGAAGGTCGTGATCCTCAATCTGATCCCCCAACCGGGGGAGACGGCGGGGTTCTCGCCGGAGAAGCATTTGGACGTACTCTTCGAACACGCCCCGGAATTGCGGGTGGACGCGGTCATCGCGGACCGTGACTCGGTGCCCTCACCAGCCCGGTTGCGAGACGCTGCCGGGAGACTGGGCGCGCGGGCGTTGCTGGGGGCGGTGGCTGACCCGGTCGTGACGGGGCGGCATGATCCTGATGCGCTCGCGGGCTGTATGCGGGACGCTCTCGGTCTCACCGGGGGAGGAGCTGAAGGTATGGAGGGGCAGCGATGGCGATGA